The segment ATAGGGGAGCCGTTCCCCCTGACGGTCCTGCGAGAGGGCGTCACTCATGGATTGGTGGCGGTGCCAAGCGAAATGACCGACACTGACTCATGAGAACAGCCGGGGCCATCATGCCCCGGCCGCTTTACTTCTTCCTCAAGTGGGCCACAGGGTCCACGCCGGTGTCGGAATCGTGCTTTGCACGCTTCGCTGCGCGTTTCTCCTTGATGGACTTGATACTCTTCTTCGTCTCGTGCTGGTGAGGCGCTTTGTCAGGCATGTCATGCTCCCTAACTACGGGTCCTCTATGGAGACCCTGCAAAGAGGGTCCTGAAAGGCCCTCTCTTTGTAAGTTACGCCTGTTTCAGGCGAAAGCAACCAGGCGCCGGAGGCGCCAGAAACAACGCCCAAGTAACTACCCCTCGGACGCCGGGACGTCCACGAGGCCCACGAAGCGCGAGCCGATTCCTTCGTACTCGCTGCGGACCTCGCCAGGCAGGATTCCGGGAACCTCGCTGTTGCGGTGATGCCCGCAGAAGACGTAGGTGAACTCAGGCCACCACTTCTTGGGACGTACGGCCTCGGTATAACCGCACACGACACAGCTCAGGTGCACCCAGACGGGTCGTTTGCCGGTGCGGTTGGCTCGCGATTGGACGAGCCATTGCGGTGGGTTGTCCTGCAACTCGTCCAGCTCGGCCTGGGTGAGTCTGGGCGGGATGCCGTGGCGCTGGGCCATTTCCATCGGAATATCAAGGGCCAGTGCGGCGTCACGTCTGCTAATCACCATTCAACGATACGGGACTGTGGCCGTGGCGGGATCGCGCAGGAATCCGGGCGGTGGGCGGGCCAGCAGGGGTAGGCTGTGCTCATGACTGATGCAGCCGCGCTGCTGCCAAGTTCACCGCTGCAAAAGCGGGTCCTTGTTGTGGCCATTGTGGCGTCCTTCATTGCTATATTGGACGGCTTCGTGGTGAACCTGGCCCTCCCTGCGATTGGCCGCGAGCTCGGCGGCGGACTCGTCATCCAGCAATGGGTGGTGGATGCCTATCTTTTGACCTTGGGTGCGCTGATTCTCGTGGCCGGGTCCTTGTCCGACCATTTCGGCCGTGCGCGCATCCTGGAATGGGGACTGGCAGGTTTTACCCTGACCTCCGTCGCATGCGGTCTCGCCTGGAACGGCGAGGTGCTGGTGGTATCTCGGGCCCTGCAGGGGATCGCCGGGGCGCTGTTGGTTCCGAGTTCCCTCGCCATGATTGTCACGTTCTTTTCGGGACCGGCGCAGTCCAAGGCAATCGGCCAGTGGTCCGGTTGGACCAGCGCGGCAGCCATCGTGGCTCCGCTCATCGGAGGCGTCTCTGTCGACCTGTTGTCCTGGCGGGTCATCTTCTTCATCAATGTCGTCCCGGCCGTCGCTGTCTGGCCGATCCTCGCCGGACTGCGGAAGTCCGATGCCGCCACGGATACGAGCAAGAAGATTGACTACCTTGGCGCGTTTTTGGCCATGGTAGGACTTGGTGGCCCGGTCTACGCATTCATCGAGCAAGGGCGCATGGGCTGGGGAAACATGGTGGTCTGGATGCCCCTCGCCGTGGGTGCCGTTGCCTTGACCCTGTTCCTGATCCACGAATCCAGGACCCAGGAACCTATGCTGCCCCTGCGGCTCTTCGGTATCCGCAACTTCGGCTGGGGGAACATCGCCACCTTGGCCATTTATGGCGCCCTCTCGCTGGGTTTCTTCGCCGTGGGCATCTATTTACAGCAAGTGGGGGGAATGAAGGCGACGACTGCGGGTATTGCGTTGCTTCCCGCGACTGTCCTCCTGATGCTGACGGCCTCGTTCTTCGGCGGACTGGCTGGCAAGTACGGTCCGCGATGGTTCATGACCGCCGGGCCGTTCATCTGCGGAATCGGTTTCCTCATGACCCTGGCCGTCCAGGAGCCGTTGAACTACTGGACCCAGGTGCTACCCGGGCAGATCGTCTTCGGCATCGGGCTCAGCACTCTGGTGGCCCCCCTCACCGCGGCCATCCTGGGGGCCGTGCCCACCGAGGAGGCAGGAATCGGTTCCGCCGTGAACAATGCGGTGGCCCGCATTGCGGGCTTGATATGCATCGCCTTTGCCGGGCTCATCATCGGTCCGGTCTTCACCCGGCAAGGTCTGATGAACGCCGTGGTAGTCACGGCGGTCCTGTTCTTCATCGGGGCGGCGGCATCCGCCGTCGGGATCCGGAACCCCGTCTCGGGAGCTGCGTCGACAGGATCTCCGGAAGGCCCAGCCCCCGACGACGGCGGGACGGCGGCCCAGCGGGCCTAGGACCGGGCAGTCCAAGACACCGATTGGTCAGCGGTCCGCGAGGATGCAACCTTCGTGGGAGGTGTCTGTAGCTACCCACAGGGCGGAGGCGACCTCGTCGGCGAGGTCGTAATCCCGGCTTCCGGTGCCCTTTCCGATCCGGACCACCAGCGCACCGCCGAACGGTTTGCGGCCAATGACCTGGATAGTGGCATCAAGGTCGATTTCTTCGGCGGACAGGTACCGCAGCAGTTCGGGGTTTTCGTCGCTGATCCTGGTGATTTTTCCGGAATGGCCGTCGTCGAGCTCGATCATCCGGTGCGCGTGCGGCAACGCTATGGAACCTTCGGCTGTGGGGATGGGGTCACCGTGCGGATCGCGGGCGGGATTGCCCAGCTTGGCAGCCATGCGATCGATGAAGGTGTCCGAGACGGCGTGCTCGAGCAACTCGGCCTCGTCATGGACTTCATCCCAGCTGTAACCAAGTTCCCGCACGAGGTACGTCTCGATGAGGCGGTGCCTGCGGACCATGCCCAAGGCAAGCTGAATTCCCCTGGGCGTCAAAGTAATGGCGCTGTAAGGCTGGTGGTCCACCAGGCCTTGGTCCTTGAGCTTGCGGACCATTTCCGAAACGGAGGAATTGGCGACGCCAAGCCGCTGCGCCAACTGGGTGGACGTGATGGGTTTGTCCTGCCACTCCGTAAAGGAGTAGATGACCTTGACGTAGTCCTCGATCGAGGAGGAGAGCGCACTGGTCTTCACGGTTCCAAGCCTATCGCGAACCGGCGGGCTCAGGCCTTCCGGGCGCGCCAGCTCTGCGTGAGATAGGGCAGGGGGATGAGCTCGCGCTCGGCGTGGCCCAGGTGTTCGAAGAGATACCAGTGGAGATTCCCCATGACCTTGGCCCGGGTGGCATCATTTGCCCTCAGGTAGTAGCTGCGCGATTTCGCCAGTTCCAGGATATCGGCCGGGGTCACGGGATCCTCCCACTGCGTCATGTGACTTTCGAGGCCGGCGAACTCCGGCCCCACCACAGGCCGGAAGCCCGGTTTGTGGACATCGCCGGCATGCATGATGCGGGACAAACGGTGGACCCAGGGCGCCGAAGTGTCCAACTGGTTCCAGATCAAGCCGATCACCCCGGCGGGGCGCAGGATCCGGGCGATCTCGGTGCTGGCCGCGAGGGGATCGCACCAGTGCCAGGCCTGGGCAACGCAGACGACGTCGAATGCTGAATCCGCCAGTCCAGTTGCTTCGGCCGTTCCCTCCAGAGCGAGCACTTGTGGAAACGTTTTGCGTAGTTGCGTGAGCATGTCAGTGGACGGGTCCACTGCGGAGACGGCCAGCCCGCGCTCGAGGAGCAGCGCCGTGAACTTTCCGGTGCCGGCGCCCAGATCGGCTGCGTCCCGTGCGCCTTCCGGCAGGGGCCAGTCGGCCGAATCCGCAGGGTAGCCGGGCCGGACCCGGTCATAGTGTTCTCCGCCGTCCTGGAAACTCTGACCGAGTTCAAGGCGCCGTTCGTCATGGAGCTTGGGGCCGGCTGACATGCCTTTGGGTCGCGGGGCCACGCAGGGACTCCTTCTGAGGGCGTGAAAAATACCCTACGAATCTACCGCAATCAGTCGGTGCTGCAGGGTGCTGCCCCTGCGGTCCCAGGAGTGTTGGGGGCCCACTCCGGGTAGCTGCGGTGGTCGTTTGCGGGGACCCAACGGCCGGAGTCCACGACGTAGTCCCAGCCGAGGCCGTTGGATTTGAGGGACTGGATGCCTGCGATAAGCCGGGTTGCGTCTTCCAGCCGCGAACCCACGCCGAAACTCGCCCGCAGCGAACCGGAGGGAAGTCCGAGACGCTTGAGCAGCGGATGCGCGCAAAAACGACCGTCCCGCAGGCCGATCCCGTGCTCGGCAGCAAGATAGGCGGCCACCAGGCCGGCGTCGTAGCCCTGGAGCGAGAAGTTCACCACGCCGATGGTGTCCTGGGGAGGAGTGTCGCTAAAGATTTGATGCACGGTCACGCCGTCGATTTCCCTGAGGCCCTCAACAAGGTGCGAGCGGATGGCCGCTTCATGGGCGTGCCATTCGTCATGGTCGAGGCCGGCAATGACCTGCGTGGCCCGGGCAAGCGTGGCCGCGCCGAGCACGTTCGGCGAACCGCCCTCGTGCCTGGCCGGCCCCGTGGCCCAGCTGACGGAATCAAGGCGTGCTTCGCGGACGGCCCCGCCTCCAGCCAGGTGCGGCGTTCCGGCGTCGAGCCAATCAGGACGGCCAACCAACACCCCTGCACCGAACGGCGCGTAGAGTTTGTGCCCCGAGAAAGCCAGGTAGTCAACATCCGCGGCAGCGATGTCGATTCGGCGGTGGGGGGCGAGCTGCGCCGCGTCCACCACGATCCTGGCCCCGAATTCGTGGGCGAGGGCAGCGAGAGTCTTGATGGGGAGGATCTCGCCGGTCACGTTCGAGGCGCCGGTGACCGCCAAGAGGCTGACACCACCCTGGGAAAGGGCCGTTCGGACATTGGCTACGGTTTCGGTCAAAGTTCCCGCCGCAATGATGCTGCGGTGGGGGACCCTTTGCCATGGCAGCAGATTGGCGTGGTGTTCGATGTCCAAGTAGAGGACTTCGCCGGCGTGCCGGCCGTCCTCGAGGGGCAGGCAACCGGCCAGGAGATTGAGGGAATCGGTGGTGTTGCGGGTGAAGATCACGGAATCGTCCGAGCGCCCGCCAACGAAGTCACGGACGATGTTGCGGGCGTTCTCGTAGACAGAAGTGCTGATCTGGGAGGCGTAGCCTGCGCCGCGGTGGACACTCGCGTAGTACGGGAGGATTTCGTTTAGGTAGGCGGAAACAACGGTCAGGGCAGGTGTCGAGGCGCCGTAGTCGAGGTTGGCGTAGCGGATGTGTCCGCCTTGGATCAGGGGGGCCTGCAGTTCCGCGCCGGTAACGGCGGCCAACGGGCGCGACGCCGGATGCGGGGATACGCCATACTGCTGGGGGATGGCGGGAGATGTAAATGTGGCTGTGCTCATGGGACCTCACTCAAGAGGGACCCCTGCGTACAGGGGGTCCGCGCTTGCCGTATCCGTTCCGGACCGGCCGGGTCGTCACCCGGGGCACCCCGCCGCGATGGAGGGTTGCCGGCCAGCAAACCGGGGTTTCGCGCTGGCACTCGTGACCTGTAAAGAGCGTAGGACACCTGCAGAGCTGGTTCCAATGTGACCGGCGATTGTTAAGCCGATTGTTACAAAACCGGAAAGAGTGCCTTTTGTCGAAGAAAAAGCGGCGGACGCCCCGAAAAGGTGGCGTCCGCCGTCGTTTGTTCAGTGAGAAGACTACTTCAGAAGAGGTCGTCGAGTTCCGGGTTGAGCCTCTTGAGGACCTCTGAGTGCAGGATCGAGTTGGTGGCAACGGCGTTTCCGCCGAACGGGCCGTCCGCGCCGTCCAGGGACGTGAAGCGCCCCCCGGCTTCGGTCACGATCGGGACCAGTGCCGCCATATCGTAGATCTGAAGTTCCGGCTCGGCGGCGATATCCACGGCACCCTCGGCCACCAGGCAGTAGGACCAGAAGTCGCCGTACGCGCGGCTGCGCCAGACGTCGTTCTCAAGGCCAAGGAAGTTGTCCAGCGAACCGCGCTCCTTCCATTCGGAGAGCTCCGAATAGGAAAGCGAAGCGTCTTCAAGCCGCGACACGTTGGAAACCTTCAGTCGGGTGGCCGCGGCAAGCGAACGGCCCATGTAGGCGCCGGAGCCCTTGGCTGCCCACCAACGCTTGCCGAGTGCGGGAGCGCTGACGAGCCCCACCACGACCTCTCCCTCATCCACGAGGGCGATCAGCGTTGCCCAGACGGGAACGCCACGCACAAAGTTCTTGGTCCCATCGATAGGATCGATGATCCAACGCCGCGAGCCGTGGCCGGTGCTGCCGAATTCTTCCCCGAGAACGGCGTCGCGGGGGCGGGAACGGGAGAGCTGCCCGCGGATTGCTTCCTCGGCGGCTTTGTCGGCATCGGTGACCGGGCTCAGGTCGGGTTTGGTCTCCACCTTGAGGTCCAGTGCCTTGAACCGTTCCATGGTCAGGGAATCGACGGAGTCGGCCAGTACATGGGCCAGCCGCAGGTCGTCGTTGTAGCTCGAATCGGGTTGGGTCATGGTTCCAAACTACCGTCTATTCGCAGGTGAAACGGGGAGGTAGGACGCCAAGGGGCGCACAGTCAGTCGACCCCGCTGTTAGTTGACCGTGCTGTTAATTGAAAGTGCTGCTAATTAACAGTGCCCAGCTCCTTCGCCTCTTGGGCTTCCATGCGCGGGTCTGCACCGAGGAGCCGGCGCAACGACGCGAGGCGCGCGGCGCCCGACTCGCCGGCATGGCCATCAGCCACCCAGGAATCCAGTCCGCAACGAACGGCGGCGGCATCGTGTTTACAGCCTCGCTCGCACATTTCCGTTCCGGGTTCCAGATCCGGGAAGGCATGCAGGATGCGGTCCGGGTTCACGTGGGCCAGGCCGAAGGAACGGATGCCGGGAGTATCGATGATCCAACTGCCGCCAGGGGCGTCGCTGAGCTTCAGTGCAAGCGCAGAGGACGAGGTGTGCCGTCCGCGACCCGTCACGGCGTTGACCCCGCCGGTGGCGCGCTCGGCCCCGGTGAGGGCATTCACCATGGTGGACTTCCCGACGCCGGAATGGCCGAGCAGTACGGTGACCTTCCCGTCGAGGTAGTGCCGCAACTGGCCGACGGCGTCGCCATCGAGGCGGGCGGACAAACCGTCGTCGGATCGTGCATCGATGCCGGAGGCGCCTGCGTCCGCCGTCCGGCTGATGATGATGGGGAAACCCAGGCTCACGTAGTTGGAGAGCAGTTCTGTCGGATCCTTTACGTCCGCTTTGGTGACGAGCAGCAGCGGTTCGATTCCGGCGTCGTACGCCGCTACTAGGGCGCGGTCGATAAATCCGGTCCGCGGTTCCGGGTTGGCGGACGCAACCACCACTACGAGCTGGTCTGCATTCGCGACCACTGCCCGTTCGATCGGGTCCGTGTCATCGGCGCTTCGCCGCAGGAGGGTTTTTCGCTCTTCGACGCGCACGAGGCGGGCGAGGGTGTCCGGTGCCCCGGACACGTCGCCGACGAGTGCCACGAAGTCTCCGGGAACCACCGGGGAGCGCCGGAGTTCCCGGGCACGGGCCGCAATGATGATGCGCTCATTGTCCGAGCTTTCGCCTACTATCGCGGTGTAACGGCCGCGGTCGACCGTAACGATGCGTCCGATCACGGCGTCGTCGTGGCTGGGGCGATCCTTCGTGCGGGGGCGTGAGCCCTTCTTGTTGGGGCGGATCCGTACATCGGATTCATCCCAGGAGCTTGCGTCGCGAGCCATCGTCAGTTGCTTGTCTCCGTTGAACCAGTGTCCGCGGCCGCTTGGCCACCACTGAGCATCGATGCCCAGATTTGCGGAAATTCGGGCATGGTCTTGGACGTGGTCGCGATGTCTTCAACCTGGACACCGTCGACGGCGAGCCCCAGGATGGCGCCGGCCGTCGCCATCCGGTGGTCGGCGTAGCTGTGCACGACGCCGGCATGCAGTGTTGCGGGACGGATCACCAAGCCGTCACTGGTTTCCTCGGCGTCACCGCCCAGCCGGTTGATTTCGGCAACGAGTGCGGCGAGCCTGTCCGTTTCGTGTCCGCGCAGATGCGCGATGCCGGTGAGCCGGGAGGGCCCCGACGCGAGAGCGCACAATGCCGCAACCGTGGGGGCAAGCTCACTGGTTTCGTCGAAGTCCCCGCCCAGGATGTCGGAACCACCCTTGACTGTCAGCGTGCCGTTATCCAACGTGACAACGGCGCCCATAGCGGCAAGAATGTTCCGCCAGAGATCGCCGACCTGAGTGGTATTCGTTGGCCAGTTGGGGATGCGGATGGTCCCCTTGGTGGCCAACGCCGCAGCCAGAAACGGGCCGGCATTGGAGAGATCCTGTTCGATCCTTTGATCGAAGGCTTGAATGGTGCCCGGGGACACGCGCCAATGGTTCGGCACGGAGTCGTCAACCTGCACACCCACGCCGCGCAGGACGGACACTGTCATGCTGATGTGGTCGAGGCTGGGTACGGGCTTGCCGACATGCTCAAGGTGAAGGCCCTCGTCGAAGCGGGCACCCACCAGCAGTAGTGCGGAGACGAACTGCGAAGAGGCGCTCGCATCGATCACCAAGTGGCCACCACGAACAGAGCCAGTACCGGAAACCTTGAACGGCAGGGAGTTCGCCGTTTGCCCGTCCACACCGCTGACTCCCACTCCGAGTGTTCGGAGGGCTTCGATGATGGTGCCCATGGGACGGTTCCGGGCGTGCGGATCGCCGTCGAATACCGTAGCGCCGTTGCGGAGCGCAGCAAGGGGCGGCACGAAGCGCATGACCGTGCCGGCAAGGCCGCAGTCGATGGCCGTCTCTGACGCGGCGATCGCCGGATCGATGGGAGTTACTTCAAGATCCGGGCCGTACTGGCCATCGCCGGGAACCTCCGTAACCGTGGCGCCGAGCTGGCGCAGGGCCGCGACCATGAGCGCCGAGTCCCTGGAGTGCAGGGGTGCCCGCAGCCTGGACGGCCCGTTGGCCAAGGCCGCCAAGACGAGATAGCGGTTAGTCAGCGACTTCGAACCAGGAACCGTGACCGTGGCATCTACCGGGCGGTTCGCGAAAGGCGCCCTCCACAGAGGGGGCGTGGAGGCGGGGCTGCTGCCCGAATCGGCTGTCTGCGTGGCGGGGGTTCCTGGCATGCTTCCTTATGCTCCAACTGCGTTGTCTACGGCCTTGCGGACGGCCCGGTCTGTTTTCTTGATCTGCTTTCCCGTGGCCTTCTTGGCGTCCATGGCGAGGTGCTCGGCGCGCCATGCGAGGCTGGGTTTGCCCGCAGTGTCGACGGCGGCAAGAAGAACGCCGCCTGTCAAGGAAATGTTCTTGAGCAACTGGGCGCGGCGGCCGAGGCGGCCTTCCTTGGTGCTGATGTCCGCGGAACGCCATTCAACAAAGGCGTTGAGGACCGAGATCCCGGCAAGCAGCGTGGCCGAGAACCGGGAGCACTTGCCGAGGGCCAGCAGCGCACCGGCGCCTACCTGCGTGCCGCCGATGACTCGTGCAAGCAACTTTTCGTCAGCAGGGAAAGGCAGCGACTGAGCGGCGCGGCGCAGCAGCGGAGAAAGCTGCTGGGCAGTGTCATCCGCATTCTTGAGCTTGTCCAGCCCGGCGACGACAAAGCTGGACGCCAACATTGGCCTGGCGAGAAAACGGACGAGGGACATATTTGCCTCCTGGATGGCTTGCCACAATGGTCAGGTGGTGCTGCGTTCAAGTGGTGCGGGGTTCACGGGGTGCAGTCGGTTCTAGTGTTGCATCTTTGCGGAATATTTGCCCGGAGCCTGCGGTTGTGAAAAGAGGGTGCGGTAAGGGCTGGACCTTTGGTTGAGGTGTGTGTCGGGCGCGCCTGTGACACAAGTGGAGCGGAGTTGGTTTTTTGACCCTGGTTAAGGACCGCGAGGAACAGCTTGCGCCCGGGCGGGGGCTGCCGGTGAACTCCCGGCGGGTGACAGTAGACTTGGATGCAATGAGCACCATGGATCCGGCCGCAGCGGCCATGTATAAAGCAGCGACGGAAGTCGCGGACACAACGTCCGTTGACGACGCAGCCGTTGAGGCCGACGTCGAGATTGCCGTTGACTTTGCAAACGAGACCCCCGAGCAGCGGAGGGCGCGCTTCGAGCGCGACGCCATGCAGTATGTCGACCAGCTGTATTCGGCCGCCATGCGCATGGCCAGGAATCCGTCCGACGCGGAGGACCTGGTCCAGGAAGCCTATACCAAGGCTTTTTCGGCATTCCACCAGTACAAGCCGGGTACCAATCTCAAGGCGTGGCTGTACCGCATCCTGACGAACACCTACATCAACCTCTACCGGAAGCGGCAACGCGAACCGCTGCAATCGAACTCGGACACGATCGAAGACTGGCAGTTGGCGCGGGCCGAATCCCATACGTCCGCGGGGCTCCGCTCTGCCGAGGCGGAGGCGCTCGATCATCTGCCGGACTCGGACGTGAAGAGCGCCCTGCAGTCCATACCGGAAGAATTCCGGCTAGCGGTGTACTTCGCCGACGTTGAGGGCTTCGCATACAAAGAGATATCAGACATTATGAACACCCCGATCGGGACGGTCATGTCCCGGCTCCACCGCGGCAGGAAAATGTTGCGCGATCTGCTGGCGGACTACGCTGCAGAACGGGGAATCAGCGCCGGCGCCGATGAAAAGGCTTTGGCCGTGGGCGCGGCCGCAAGCAAAAAACAGGAGAAAAGGAAATGAGCTGCCAAGGATTGGGCGACTGCGACGATGCTCGGATGCAGCGTATCTATGAGTACCTCGATGGTGCGTTGACGCGCGAGGACATCGCAGAAATCAAAGTGCATCTGGAAGACTGCCCGGAGTGCACCGAGCAATACGACCTTGAGTGCGTCATCCGCACTGTGGTCAAGCGCTCCTGCACGGAGGCTGCTCCTGAGAATCTCAAGAACTCGATCCTTGACAGGATCCACGCGATGAAGTCCGTGGACGTCTAAAGAGTCTGGAACGGCAAGGGCCCCGGAAACCTGATGGTTTCCGGGGCCCTCCGCATTAAGTCTTACGCTAAGCCGCTGGCTTAGGTGTTGGGACGCTTGCCGTGGTTTGCGCCGCCGCGCTTACGGTCACGACGCTTACGTGCACGCTTGCTCATAGCTGGCCTCCTTAGATTCTTGATACTCAATAAAGCTGCCCTCCAGTCTCCCACATCCGGGGGCCACCTCGCGAACCGCGCGGGACTCGGCCCGCGCGGAAATTCGTGCTCAGTCCCTGAGGGAATTCAGGATGGAGATCCTGGCTTGGTCCAGGACGGTGCGCACGGTTTCAAGGGCGACCGGAGTCAAGGCTTTGGAGCCCGCGTGCTGCCGCAACTCGATGCGGAGGTCGTTACGGAAGGATTGGACCATCAGCTCGGCCTCCTTGAGGATGCGTTGCCCCTCTGGCGAGTAGCTTCGCGCCCACGACTGGAATTCCGAGGTCTTCGCATTGGCGCGCGCAGCCTCCGCGGTTGCGGCCAGGTCCGCGCGTAGGCCACGCATGTTGCTGCGGATGTCCTCGCGGAGATTGTCGGCTAACCGCCGGACGGAGGCAGAAATGTTGTCTTCGACCTCGGCCAGTTCCTGCCGCCGACTGTTGAGCTCGGCCAGCCCTGCCGCAGTGATGGAGTAGTTGGTGCGTCGTCCAT is part of the Arthrobacter methylotrophus genome and harbors:
- a CDS encoding MFS transporter, with protein sequence MTDAAALLPSSPLQKRVLVVAIVASFIAILDGFVVNLALPAIGRELGGGLVIQQWVVDAYLLTLGALILVAGSLSDHFGRARILEWGLAGFTLTSVACGLAWNGEVLVVSRALQGIAGALLVPSSLAMIVTFFSGPAQSKAIGQWSGWTSAAAIVAPLIGGVSVDLLSWRVIFFINVVPAVAVWPILAGLRKSDAATDTSKKIDYLGAFLAMVGLGGPVYAFIEQGRMGWGNMVVWMPLAVGAVALTLFLIHESRTQEPMLPLRLFGIRNFGWGNIATLAIYGALSLGFFAVGIYLQQVGGMKATTAGIALLPATVLLMLTASFFGGLAGKYGPRWFMTAGPFICGIGFLMTLAVQEPLNYWTQVLPGQIVFGIGLSTLVAPLTAAILGAVPTEEAGIGSAVNNAVARIAGLICIAFAGLIIGPVFTRQGLMNAVVVTAVLFFIGAAASAVGIRNPVSGAASTGSPEGPAPDDGGTAAQRA
- a CDS encoding metal-dependent transcriptional regulator produces the protein MKTSALSSSIEDYVKVIYSFTEWQDKPITSTQLAQRLGVANSSVSEMVRKLKDQGLVDHQPYSAITLTPRGIQLALGMVRRHRLIETYLVRELGYSWDEVHDEAELLEHAVSDTFIDRMAAKLGNPARDPHGDPIPTAEGSIALPHAHRMIELDDGHSGKITRISDENPELLRYLSAEEIDLDATIQVIGRKPFGGALVVRIGKGTGSRDYDLADEVASALWVATDTSHEGCILADR
- a CDS encoding class I SAM-dependent methyltransferase yields the protein MSAGPKLHDERRLELGQSFQDGGEHYDRVRPGYPADSADWPLPEGARDAADLGAGTGKFTALLLERGLAVSAVDPSTDMLTQLRKTFPQVLALEGTAEATGLADSAFDVVCVAQAWHWCDPLAASTEIARILRPAGVIGLIWNQLDTSAPWVHRLSRIMHAGDVHKPGFRPVVGPEFAGLESHMTQWEDPVTPADILELAKSRSYYLRANDATRAKVMGNLHWYLFEHLGHAERELIPLPYLTQSWRARKA
- a CDS encoding aminotransferase class V-fold PLP-dependent enzyme; protein product: MSTATFTSPAIPQQYGVSPHPASRPLAAVTGAELQAPLIQGGHIRYANLDYGASTPALTVVSAYLNEILPYYASVHRGAGYASQISTSVYENARNIVRDFVGGRSDDSVIFTRNTTDSLNLLAGCLPLEDGRHAGEVLYLDIEHHANLLPWQRVPHRSIIAAGTLTETVANVRTALSQGGVSLLAVTGASNVTGEILPIKTLAALAHEFGARIVVDAAQLAPHRRIDIAAADVDYLAFSGHKLYAPFGAGVLVGRPDWLDAGTPHLAGGGAVREARLDSVSWATGPARHEGGSPNVLGAATLARATQVIAGLDHDEWHAHEAAIRSHLVEGLREIDGVTVHQIFSDTPPQDTIGVVNFSLQGYDAGLVAAYLAAEHGIGLRDGRFCAHPLLKRLGLPSGSLRASFGVGSRLEDATRLIAGIQSLKSNGLGWDYVVDSGRWVPANDHRSYPEWAPNTPGTAGAAPCSTD
- the hisN gene encoding histidinol-phosphatase gives rise to the protein MTQPDSSYNDDLRLAHVLADSVDSLTMERFKALDLKVETKPDLSPVTDADKAAEEAIRGQLSRSRPRDAVLGEEFGSTGHGSRRWIIDPIDGTKNFVRGVPVWATLIALVDEGEVVVGLVSAPALGKRWWAAKGSGAYMGRSLAAATRLKVSNVSRLEDASLSYSELSEWKERGSLDNFLGLENDVWRSRAYGDFWSYCLVAEGAVDIAAEPELQIYDMAALVPIVTEAGGRFTSLDGADGPFGGNAVATNSILHSEVLKRLNPELDDLF
- the rsgA gene encoding ribosome small subunit-dependent GTPase A; translated protein: MARDASSWDESDVRIRPNKKGSRPRTKDRPSHDDAVIGRIVTVDRGRYTAIVGESSDNERIIIAARARELRRSPVVPGDFVALVGDVSGAPDTLARLVRVEERKTLLRRSADDTDPIERAVVANADQLVVVVASANPEPRTGFIDRALVAAYDAGIEPLLLVTKADVKDPTELLSNYVSLGFPIIISRTADAGASGIDARSDDGLSARLDGDAVGQLRHYLDGKVTVLLGHSGVGKSTMVNALTGAERATGGVNAVTGRGRHTSSSALALKLSDAPGGSWIIDTPGIRSFGLAHVNPDRILHAFPDLEPGTEMCERGCKHDAAAVRCGLDSWVADGHAGESGAARLASLRRLLGADPRMEAQEAKELGTVN
- the aroA gene encoding 3-phosphoshikimate 1-carboxyvinyltransferase — its product is MPGTPATQTADSGSSPASTPPLWRAPFANRPVDATVTVPGSKSLTNRYLVLAALANGPSRLRAPLHSRDSALMVAALRQLGATVTEVPGDGQYGPDLEVTPIDPAIAASETAIDCGLAGTVMRFVPPLAALRNGATVFDGDPHARNRPMGTIIEALRTLGVGVSGVDGQTANSLPFKVSGTGSVRGGHLVIDASASSQFVSALLLVGARFDEGLHLEHVGKPVPSLDHISMTVSVLRGVGVQVDDSVPNHWRVSPGTIQAFDQRIEQDLSNAGPFLAAALATKGTIRIPNWPTNTTQVGDLWRNILAAMGAVVTLDNGTLTVKGGSDILGGDFDETSELAPTVAALCALASGPSRLTGIAHLRGHETDRLAALVAEINRLGGDAEETSDGLVIRPATLHAGVVHSYADHRMATAGAILGLAVDGVQVEDIATTSKTMPEFPQIWASMLSGGQAAADTGSTETSN
- a CDS encoding DoxX family protein — protein: MSLVRFLARPMLASSFVVAGLDKLKNADDTAQQLSPLLRRAAQSLPFPADEKLLARVIGGTQVGAGALLALGKCSRFSATLLAGISVLNAFVEWRSADISTKEGRLGRRAQLLKNISLTGGVLLAAVDTAGKPSLAWRAEHLAMDAKKATGKQIKKTDRAVRKAVDNAVGA
- a CDS encoding sigma-70 family RNA polymerase sigma factor, giving the protein MTLVKDREEQLAPGRGLPVNSRRVTVDLDAMSTMDPAAAAMYKAATEVADTTSVDDAAVEADVEIAVDFANETPEQRRARFERDAMQYVDQLYSAAMRMARNPSDAEDLVQEAYTKAFSAFHQYKPGTNLKAWLYRILTNTYINLYRKRQREPLQSNSDTIEDWQLARAESHTSAGLRSAEAEALDHLPDSDVKSALQSIPEEFRLAVYFADVEGFAYKEISDIMNTPIGTVMSRLHRGRKMLRDLLADYAAERGISAGADEKALAVGAAASKKQEKRK
- the rsrA gene encoding mycothiol system anti-sigma-R factor translates to MSCQGLGDCDDARMQRIYEYLDGALTREDIAEIKVHLEDCPECTEQYDLECVIRTVVKRSCTEAAPENLKNSILDRIHAMKSVDV
- a CDS encoding 50S ribosomal protein bL37 gives rise to the protein MSKRARKRRDRKRGGANHGKRPNT
- a CDS encoding PadR family transcriptional regulator — translated: MPPVFAHGALRLYLLALLESGPKHGYELIKALGERFGGTYSPSAGTIYPRLGKLEDEGLVATSSDGRRTNYSITAAGLAELNSRRQELAEVEDNISASVRRLADNLREDIRSNMRGLRADLAATAEAARANAKTSEFQSWARSYSPEGQRILKEAELMVQSFRNDLRIELRQHAGSKALTPVALETVRTVLDQARISILNSLRD